Proteins co-encoded in one Arachis hypogaea cultivar Tifrunner chromosome 13, arahy.Tifrunner.gnm2.J5K5, whole genome shotgun sequence genomic window:
- the LOC112738009 gene encoding GTP-binding protein OBGC, chloroplastic: MAFSVSVCFSPNALARPNTHNNRPTRTTTNKPHQSNPKFNNKKTATTYSTPPEPLLLPGGEATTYARLPPKDDYSAPSSCTSHELKLAESTPVNFNKQLQEEEDFSDNFEGNYETLAVFEGKGGAELDGGEDEDDDLFDEDEDEDDDLFDEDSELLSFEEEPAKEKGVPAVMRCFDRAKIYVKAGDGGNGVVAFRREKYVPLGGPSGGDGGRGGNVYMEVDGSMNSLLPFRKSVHFRAGRGAHGQGRMMSGAKGEDAVVKVAPGTVVREAGKEEVLLEMVKPGQRALLLPGGRGGRGNASFKSGNNKVPKIAENGEEGPEMWLELELKLVADVGIVGAPNAGKSTLLSVVSAAKPEVANYPFTTLLPNLGVVSFDYDSTMVVADLPGLLEGAHQGFGLGHEFLRHTERCSTLIHVVDGSSPQPDLEFDAVRLELKLFNPELAEKPFIVAYNKMDLPEGYKHWESFKGKLLSRGITPFCMSAVNREGTHEVICAAYELLRKSKEDMEDYEDGADVTNLNHVADAVQKQRSASIGDFEIFHDSKSNIWHVVGAGLQRFIQMTNWRYHDSERRFQHVLEACGVYKSLMKLGVKEGDTVVVGRMEMIWHDSSNTSSTSRMKKVSTDSVKWPEWK, encoded by the exons ATGGCTTTTTCCGTTTCAGTGTGCTTCTCCCCTAATGCACTAGCTCGCCCAAACACACACAACAACAGACCCACCCGCACCaccaccaacaagccccaccaatCCAAccctaaattcaacaacaaaaaaaCTGCCACCACTTACTCCACCCCTCCCGAACCGCTTCTACTCCCCGGTGGCGAAGCCACCACCTATGCTCGCCTTCCCCCCAAGGACGACTACTCCGCCCCCTCCTCCTGCACCTCCCATGAACTCAAGCTCGCTGAATCAACCCCTGTAAACTTCAACAAGCaacttcaagaagaagaagatttcagTGACAATTTTGAAGGAAATTATGAAACACTAGCAGTTTTCGAGGGAAAGGGTGGTGCCGAATTGGACGGCGGGGAAGACGAAGACGATGACTTATTTgacgaagacgaagacgaagacgaTGACTTATTTGACGAAGACAGCGAGCTTTTGAGCTTCGAAGAAGAGCCAGCGAAGGAGAAAGGAGTGCCTGCGGTGATGCGGTGCTTCGATCGGGCCAAGATCTACGTGAAGGCGGGCGATGGAGGGAACGGCGTGGTGGCGTTTCGCCGCGAGAAGTACGTACCTCTTGGCGGTCCCTCCGGCGGCGACGGAGGGAGAGGAGGGAACGTGTACATGGAAGTGGACGGATCGATGAACTCGCTGCTGCCGTTCAGGAAGAGCGTGCACTTCAGGGCAGGAAGAGGAGCACACGGGCAGGGGAGGATGATGAGCGGTGCGAAGGGAGAGGATGCGGTGGTGAAGGTGGCACCGGGAACAGTGGTAAGGGAGGCAGGGAAGGAGGAGGTGCTGCTTGAGATGGTGAAACCTGGGCAGAGGGCTCTGCTGCTACCCGGTGGAAGAGGCGGCAGAGGGAATGCTTCATTCAAGTCTGGGAATAATAAGGTTCCCAAGATTGCTGAAAATGGCGAAGAGGGCCCAGAAAT GTGGTTGGAGTTAGAGCTCAAGCTTGTTGCAGATGTTGGTATAGTAGGTGCTCCAAATGCTGGGAAAAGTACACTTTTGAGTGTAGTTAGTGCTGCAAAGCCAGAGGTTGCAAATTATCCCTTTACAACACTACTACCCAATCTGGGTGTTGTTTCCTTTGACTATGATTCAACAATGGTAGTAGCAGACCTTCCAGGTCTACTTGAAGGAGCACACCAAGGTTTTGGGTTAGGTCATGAGTTTCTTCGACACACTGAAAGGTGTTCCACCCTG ATACATGTGGTAGATGGGTCATCGCCACAACCAGATCTTGAGTTTGATGCAGTTCGTCTAGAGCTAAAGCTGTTTAATCCTGAACTCGCTGAGAAGCCTTTTATAGTTGCTTATAACAAAATGGACCTCCCAGAGGGATATAAACACTGGGAGTCCTTCAAAGGAAAGCTACTATCTCGTGGGATCACACCCTTTTGTATGAGTGCTGTCAATAGGGAAGGTACTCATGAAGTTATCTGTGCTGCTTATGAGCTTTTGcgaaaaagcaaagaagacatgGAAGACTATGAAG ATGGAGCAGATGTGACAAACTTGAACCATGTTGCTGATGCTGTACAGAAGCAGCGTAGCGCATCCattggtgattttgaaatttttcacGACAGCAAGTCAAATATTTGGCATGTAGTTGGAGCTGGATTACAACGTTTTATCCAAATGACAAATTGGCG GTACCACGATTCAGAGAGAAGATTCCAGCATGTTCTTGAAGCTTGTGGTGTGTATAAGTCTCTCATGAAACTAGGTGTAAAAGAAGGCGACACAGTGGTTGTTGGAAGG ATGGAGATGATATGGCATGATTCCTCAAACACATCTAGTACATCAAGAATGAAGAAAGTATCCACAGATTCAGTTAAGTGGCCTGAATGGAAGTAG